A single region of the Candidatus Bathyarchaeia archaeon genome encodes:
- a CDS encoding SdpI family protein — protein MRINKSEVFVLVLAALSLCVSVCLYPLMPEKVASHWNVRGEVDGYLPKLWGLFLLPIIFAGVALLLIAVPRIDPLRENIMAFRKYYDGFIILFSLFLFSIHLQVILWNIGVRVSPATTVPIGVGLLFFYIGILCENSRRNWFIGIRTPWTLSSDRVWEKTHRLGGKLFKAAGVIAMLGALIQEHAFILILAPIIFAAAYTIIYSYVEYQKEVKCGK, from the coding sequence ATGAGGATTAATAAAAGCGAAGTGTTTGTCCTCGTATTGGCTGCATTGTCTCTTTGTGTTAGTGTTTGCCTGTATCCCTTGATGCCGGAGAAGGTTGCCAGCCACTGGAACGTTAGGGGTGAAGTTGACGGATACCTCCCAAAGCTCTGGGGTTTATTCCTCCTCCCCATTATCTTTGCTGGCGTTGCCCTTCTTCTTATTGCTGTTCCAAGAATAGACCCACTGAGGGAGAATATTATGGCGTTTAGAAAATATTATGATGGGTTCATCATACTCTTCTCTTTATTCCTCTTCTCCATACATTTGCAGGTGATCCTCTGGAACATTGGGGTGAGGGTGAGCCCGGCTACTACTGTTCCAATAGGTGTTGGGCTACTATTCTTTTATATTGGGATTCTATGCGAGAACTCTAGGAGGAACTGGTTTATTGGGATAAGGACTCCATGGACATTGAGTAGCGACAGGGTTTGGGAGAAGACCCATAGGCTTGGAGGAAAGCTCTTTAAGGCCGCTGGGGTGATCGCCATGCTGGGTGCATTAATCCAAGAGCACGCATTCATCCTAATCCTAGCCCCAATAATATTCGCCGCAGCCTACACAATAATCTACTCCTACGTCGAATATCAAAAAGAAGTTAAATGCGGAAAATAG
- a CDS encoding nitroreductase family protein — protein sequence MDVFEAIQKRRSVRAYEPTPVPREILGKILEAARLAPSAGNIQPWHFIVVTDVGKREKLARAPFAGFLKEAPVVIVGCGNQRASPRWFMVDVAIAMQNMVLTATAEGLGTCWVGSFNEEEVKEMLKIPDDYRVVALLALGYPRKKIDIQGRILHLIRKRKNLEEIVSFEEFGKKPNL from the coding sequence ATGGATGTTTTTGAGGCTATCCAGAAGAGGCGTTCTGTTAGGGCTTATGAGCCAACGCCTGTTCCTAGGGAAATTTTGGGGAAGATTTTGGAGGCGGCTAGGCTTGCGCCTTCTGCAGGGAATATTCAGCCCTGGCACTTTATAGTCGTGACTGATGTCGGGAAGAGGGAGAAGCTTGCCAGAGCGCCCTTCGCCGGCTTTCTAAAGGAAGCTCCGGTCGTCATCGTCGGCTGCGGGAACCAGAGGGCTTCTCCAAGATGGTTTATGGTTGATGTTGCGATAGCTATGCAGAACATGGTTTTGACTGCGACGGCTGAGGGGCTTGGGACATGCTGGGTCGGCAGCTTCAATGAGGAGGAGGTTAAAGAAATGCTTAAGATACCGGACGATTATCGTGTAGTAGCCCTACTTGCCCTAGGATACCCACGTAAGAAGATAGATATTCAGGGCAGAATACTCCATTTAATTAGAAAGCGTAAGAACCTAGAGGAGATAGTGAGCTTCGAGGAATTTGGAAAGAAACCTAACCTTTAA